The DNA sequence CTCGCCGAATACGGCAGCCTGGACGCAGTGATCGAAAACGCCGACCGGATCAAGGGCAAGGTCGGCGAGAACCTGCGCGCGGCGCTGGAGCGGCTGGCGCTGTCGCGCGAACTGGTCACCGTGCGGCGCGACGTCGATCTGGGAATCGACGAGCACGAACTGACGCTGCGCGAACCCGACACCACGCGCCTGCGCGAGATGTACGCGCGCTTCGGTTTCCGGCGCTGGCTGGAGGAACTCGAAGGCAATGACGGCGCCGACTCCGCCGCCAACCCGCCGCCGGACGAAGCGCAAGCGCGTGACTACTCCGCGATCCGGGACGAACAGGCGTTCCGGGATCTGCTGAGCCGCCTGGAACACGCCGATCTGGTCGCGTTCGACACCGAGACGACCAGCCTCGACTACATGCAGGCCCGGATCGTCGGCGTGTCGTTCAGCGTCGAGCCCGGCCGGGGCTGGTATCTACCACTGGCGCACGAGGGCCCGGACGCCGCTCCCCAGCTCGACCGCGACCGCACGCTCGAGCAGCTGCGCCCCTGGCTGGAATCCGCGGAACGCGCGAAGCTCGGGCACCACCTGAAGTACGACCGCAACGTGCTCGCCAACCACGGCATTACCTTGCGCGGCATCCGCGAGGACACGATGCTCGAGTCCTACGTGCTCGACGCCGGCGCACACCGCCACGACCTCGACAGCCTCGCCGAGCGGCACCTCGGCCATCGCATGATCACCTACGAGGACGTCGCCGGAAAGGGCGCGAAGCAGATCGCGTTCGCGGAAGTTCCGGTGGCCCGTGCAACCGAGTACGCGGCCGAAGACGCCGAGATCTGCCTGCGCCTGCACCAGACGCTGAACCCGCGCCTCGCGGGCGCCGAGGGCCCCCGTTCGGTCTACCACGAGATCGAGCTGCCGCTGGTGCCGGTGCTGTCCGACATGGAACGCACCGGCGTCCGGGTCGACGCGGAACTGCTGCGCGCGCAGAGCGCGGAACTCGCGCAGCGCATGGACGCGGTCGCCGAGCGCGCCTACTGCGAAGCCGGCGGAGAATTCAACCTGGGCTCGCCGAAGCAGATCCAGGAGATCCTGTTCGACCGGCTCGGCCTGCCGGTACTGCGGCGAACCCCGAAAGGGCAGCCGTCCACCGCCGAGGATGTGCTCGAGCAGATGGCGGCCGAATACCCGTTGCCGCGTCTGATCCTCGAACACCGCGGGTTGGCCAAGCTGCGCAGCACCTACACCGAACGCCTGCCCGAGCGCGTCCACCCCGAAACCGGACGCGTGCACACGTCCTACCACCAGGCGGTCGCGGCAACGGGCCGGCTGTCGTCGTCGGATCCGAACCTGCAGAACATTCCGGTGCGCACCGACGAGGGCCGCCGGATCCGCCAGGCGTTCATCGCCGAACCCGGGCAACTGCTGCTGGCCGCAGACTATTCGCAGATCGAACTGCGCATCATGGCGCACCTGTCGCAGGACCGCGGCCTGCTCGAGGCATTCGCTGCCGGCGAGGACATCCACCGCGCCACCGCCGCGGAGGTCTTCGGGCTGGAGCCCGAGGCGGTGGGTCCGGACCAGCGCCGCGCCGCGAAGGCGATCAACTTCGGGCTGATCTACGGCATGTCGGCATTCGGGCTGGCGCGCAACCTGGGGATCGAACAGGGCCAGGCGCGCGAGTACATCGACCGCTATTTCGCGCGTTACCCGGGGGTGAAGGACTACATGGAACGCGCGAAGGAGCTGGCCCGCGACCAGGGGTACGTGGAGACACTGTTCGGCCGCCGCCTGTACCTGCCCGAGATCCGCAGCCGCAACCCGGCGCGGCGCGCGCAGTCCGAGCGGGTCGCGATCAACGCACCGATGCAGGGCACGGCCGCGGACATCATCAAGCGCGCGATGCTGAAGGTCGCCGCGCGCCTGGAAGATGGCGACCTGCCGGCGCGGATGATCATGCAGGTACACGACGAGCTGGTGCTCGAGGTGCGGGAGGACGCGGTGGACGCGCTGCGCGCGGCGGTGGCCGAAGACATGTCCGGCGCGGCGGAGCTCGCGGTCGATCTGGTCGTCGATGTCGGCGTCGGCGCGAACTGGGATGCCGCGCATTGACCGCAGGCGGCCGACCGAGATGACCCCTTCCCAGATGCTTTCGTGGGCTGCACCCTGGGCTGCCGCGCTGCTGGGCCTGGCAGCGCTGTGGATCTGGGCCGACCGCCTGCTGCCGGAACGGGGCGCAGACACCGCCGTGATCGTCGAACCCAGCGACTGCGACCTGGCGGCGCGCGCCTGCACGACACCCCTGCCTTCGGGCGGAACGCTGCGCGTGGCGATCGAACCGCGCCCGATCCGCCACCTCGAGCCGCTGAACGTCGAGGTGACGTTTTCCGAACAGGATCCCGAATGGGTCGAGATCGATCTCTCCGGAGTCGAGATGTTCATGGGCTATCATCGGCCGCGCCTGGAGCGAGTCGCGCAGGGGCAATACCGCGGCGAGGCGGTGCTGCCCGCGTGCACCGGCGAGCAAATGACCTGGGCCGCCACCGTGCTGCCCGAGGGCGCCGCTGACCGTGCCGAGGCGCGGTTCCATTTCGTGACCCGACGCACGCCGGTGGGCGGCACATGAATGCCCGCACGCTGGTCTGGCTGGCGCTGGCAGCGTTCGCGCTGACGCTGATCGCACTGGGGCTGCGCCCGCCCGAAAACGACCCGACGGCCCCGCACCGAGTGCTTCCAACCGCACAGGCTCCGGAAGGCGGCCCGATCGAACTGCCGGTCAGCAGCACCGGGGCAGCGCTCAGCCTTGACGACTTCCACGGGGACTATGTCTGGGTCTATTTCGGATACACGTCCTGCCCGGATGCCTGCCCGGTGTCTCTCGCCTGGATCGCAGGCGCGCTTGCGCGCCTGCCGCCACAGTGGCAGGGACGTGTGCACGGATTGTTCGTGAGCGTGGACCCCGACCGCGACGACGCCGAGCGCCTGCGCGACTACGTCGCGTTCTTCGACCCCGCGATCGTCGGCGCGACCGGCCCGCAGGAACGCCTGCGGGAGATTACCGCGCGCTACGGGGCGTTTTACCAATACACGGAGGTAGACTCGGCGCTGGGGTACGTGGTCGATCATTCATCGTCGACCTACCTGGTCGGGCCGGATGGCGCCCTGCTGGAGGTGCATCCGCACGGCACGACCTCGGCACAGCTCCTGGAAGCGCTGCAGGCACACACCGGTTCCCGCGAGGAGCCGACTCAGCGTTGACCGGTCATCTTCTGCCGATGCCTGCGTCCACATCCCGGGAACTAATCGGCGGGACCCGCGTCATACAGGCAGACGCTAAGCCCAGCGTCTCCCGCTTCCCTCCCTGAGCGGGATGGTTCCGGCCCCCCCTGCCGGAACCCATCTTGCCCCGGTCATCCCCCTGTGACCGGGGCATTTTTTTCGTCACCATTCACGATCATGGCGCGCACGGTTCGCACGGATGGCCGTCATTCCATGCATTTGCTCACCGCGAAGCAGCCGTCGGGCGCCCATGGAGCTGATCCTTCACTCGCAGATGGCGGACGCCGGCGATTTGCACCGGAACGATGCGATGATCCGAACCGCCGTTGTTGCGCGCCCCCTATGGGGATAAACCTGTCAGCTAGCAGCCTGGGGTCCCCTGCGCGCCGCCGGCCTGCCCTTCCGGATCCGCGGCGCCGAGCCAGTCGACGAGCAACCCGCGCAGGTCCTCGACCCCTTCGCGCTTGAGCGCGGAAAAGGTCTGCAGCGTGGCGTCGAGCCCGCGCGCCTCCAAGCCGCGGCGGGTCGCCTGCAGCTGCCGGCCGGCCTCGCTTCGGGAGACCTTGTCGGCCTTGGTCAGCAGCACGTGCAACGGGCGTGGGCGCCCTTCCAGCCAGTGCAGCATGGCCTCGTCCAACGGCGTCAGCGGATGGCGAATGTCCATGATCAGCACCAGCCCTGCCAGGCTGCGACGCTCACGAAGGTAATCTCCGATCAGCCGGTCCCAATGCGCGCGCTGCCTGGCGGAGACCTTGGCGTAGCCGTATCCAGGCAGATCCACCAGCCGCCACCGACCCAACGGCGGCAGCCGGAACACGTTGATCTCCTGAGTACGCCCCGGCGTACGGCCCACCCGGGCCAACGCGCGCCGTTCGCATAGGGTATTGAGCGCGCTGGACTTGCCGGCGTTGGAGCGGCCGGCGAACGCGATCTCCGCACCTGCATCGTCGGGCAACTGGTCCAGCCGACCTGCGCCCAGCACGAACTCGGCTTCACGGAATGGGTTATGCATGATCGTCCTGGACCGGGCCCGCAGGGGCGTGGGTCTTTGCCGGGGTTCGGCGCTTATGCTATATACTGCGCCCCTTATTTTGATGTCCCTCGGCCCGGGGGCACAAGGTCCGGCACGACCGGCTCGTGGTTTCCAAGCAGGAGTTTCGTCGATCATGAATTACATGCGTGCAAGCCTCCCCATGGTCCTGTCCCTGGCGCTCTTGCTCCCACTGCCGGCGCAGGCGGGGGATCCGGCGCGTGGCCAGGAGCTGTCGCAGGCCTGCGCCGCCTGCCACGGCGCGGACGGGAACAGCGTGAACCCGGAATGGCCGAAAATCGCCGGCCAGCATGCCGACTACATCCATAAGCAGCTGATGGACTACAAGTCCGGTCGCCGCGAAGACGCGCTGATGGCCGGTCAGGTTGCGAATCTCGATGAACAGGATATGCGCGATCTCGCGGCCTTCTACGCCCGCCAGGAAATGTCGACCGGAACCGCCGACGAGACCGTCGCCGAACGCGGCGAGCGGATCTACCGCGGCGGCATTCCCACTGCCGGAGTCGCGGCATGCAGCGCCTGCCACGGCGCCAGCGGCAAGGGCAACCCGGCGGCGATGTTCCCGCGCGTCGCGGGCCAGCACGCACAGTACAACGCCGATCAGGTGCATGCTTTCCGGTCGGGCGCTCGCGCCAACGACAATGGCCGCATGATGCGCAACCTGGCGGCCCGGATGTCCGACGAGGATATCCGGGCGGTGGCGGAATACATGGCCGGGTTGCGTGCCCAGTAGGCCATGCGCCGATCGTAGCGGCAGTCGAAAAAGGTGGCCCTGGCCACCTTTTTTGTCGTCTTTGGCGCACCCGAACAAACCGCGCGGCCGTAGGTCCAACAGCCGGACGGGCGCCGCCCCTTAGAGCGCCGACGGCAACACCAGCGCCGAACGCAACACCCAATGGAGAGATCGACCATGAATCGACGTCATTTCATCGGCACCCTGCTCGGAGGCAGCGCCTTGCTGGCATCGGGCGCCGGTTTGGCCCGCGACTACACCGCGGGCATCGACTACCGCGAACTGTTCCCGCGTGTGGACACCGGGCTTCCCGATGGCCGTATCCAGGTCGTCGAGGTGTTCTGGTACGGCTGCCCCCACTGCTATCAGCTGCAGCCGCTGCTGCGAGACTGGAAGACCACCCTCCCCGAACACGTCGATCTGCAGCACCTGCCGGCCGCCTTCAACGACCTCTGGGCGTTGCACGCCCGGGTGTTCTTCGCGGCGCAGACGTTGGGCGTGCTTGAGGAAATCCACCAGCCGTTTTTCGAAGCGATCCACGGCCAGGGGCGCAACCTGCGATCGGAAAGCGCGATCCTGCGTTTCGTGGATCAGCGCGGCATCGATGCCGACGCGTTCCGCGAGGCCATGCGTTCGCCCGACACCGGTGCAGCGCTGCAGGATGCGGGCCTGAGGGTGCAGGCCTATCAGGTCGAGGGAACGCCGTCGATGGTCGTCGACGGGCGCGCGATGGTGTCCTCGGGCATGAGCGGGAGCCACAGCGAAATGCTGCGCGTGGTCGACCATCTGATCGGCGAATTCTCGGCCTGAGCGGGACGCACCCGATCCGTTCGCCAACACAGCCAGGCACAGGCCCGATCCGTCGTTTGGATACCCGTGCCGGGCACAGGGGAACCCTGCGCTGCGCCGCGGGTCTAGAATATCGCGAGCCGCCTGCGATCGTAGCTGCTCACGATCGCAGGCGGAACCGCGTATCGGG is a window from the Thioalkalivibrio paradoxus ARh 1 genome containing:
- the polA gene encoding DNA polymerase I, with amino-acid sequence MTENAPLVLVDGSSYLYRAFHALPPLTAPGGEPTGALYGVVGMLRKLRADYGPQRMAVVFDAPGKTFRDDLYAEYKANRPPMPEELAAQTEPLHELVRALGLPLLCIPGVEADDVIATLAAQAEARGEPVVISTGDKDLAQLVGDRVTLVNTMNGTVLDRAGVREKFGVDPERIVDLLTLVGDSVDNVPGVDKVGPKTAAKWLAEYGSLDAVIENADRIKGKVGENLRAALERLALSRELVTVRRDVDLGIDEHELTLREPDTTRLREMYARFGFRRWLEELEGNDGADSAANPPPDEAQARDYSAIRDEQAFRDLLSRLEHADLVAFDTETTSLDYMQARIVGVSFSVEPGRGWYLPLAHEGPDAAPQLDRDRTLEQLRPWLESAERAKLGHHLKYDRNVLANHGITLRGIREDTMLESYVLDAGAHRHDLDSLAERHLGHRMITYEDVAGKGAKQIAFAEVPVARATEYAAEDAEICLRLHQTLNPRLAGAEGPRSVYHEIELPLVPVLSDMERTGVRVDAELLRAQSAELAQRMDAVAERAYCEAGGEFNLGSPKQIQEILFDRLGLPVLRRTPKGQPSTAEDVLEQMAAEYPLPRLILEHRGLAKLRSTYTERLPERVHPETGRVHTSYHQAVAATGRLSSSDPNLQNIPVRTDEGRRIRQAFIAEPGQLLLAADYSQIELRIMAHLSQDRGLLEAFAAGEDIHRATAAEVFGLEPEAVGPDQRRAAKAINFGLIYGMSAFGLARNLGIEQGQAREYIDRYFARYPGVKDYMERAKELARDQGYVETLFGRRLYLPEIRSRNPARRAQSERVAINAPMQGTAADIIKRAMLKVAARLEDGDLPARMIMQVHDELVLEVREDAVDALRAAVAEDMSGAAELAVDLVVDVGVGANWDAAH
- a CDS encoding SCO family protein, producing the protein MNARTLVWLALAAFALTLIALGLRPPENDPTAPHRVLPTAQAPEGGPIELPVSSTGAALSLDDFHGDYVWVYFGYTSCPDACPVSLAWIAGALARLPPQWQGRVHGLFVSVDPDRDDAERLRDYVAFFDPAIVGATGPQERLREITARYGAFYQYTEVDSALGYVVDHSSSTYLVGPDGALLEVHPHGTTSAQLLEALQAHTGSREEPTQR
- the yihA gene encoding ribosome biogenesis GTP-binding protein YihA/YsxC, which produces MHNPFREAEFVLGAGRLDQLPDDAGAEIAFAGRSNAGKSSALNTLCERRALARVGRTPGRTQEINVFRLPPLGRWRLVDLPGYGYAKVSARQRAHWDRLIGDYLRERRSLAGLVLIMDIRHPLTPLDEAMLHWLEGRPRPLHVLLTKADKVSRSEAGRQLQATRRGLEARGLDATLQTFSALKREGVEDLRGLLVDWLGAADPEGQAGGAQGTPGC
- a CDS encoding c-type cytochrome; translation: MNYMRASLPMVLSLALLLPLPAQAGDPARGQELSQACAACHGADGNSVNPEWPKIAGQHADYIHKQLMDYKSGRREDALMAGQVANLDEQDMRDLAAFYARQEMSTGTADETVAERGERIYRGGIPTAGVAACSACHGASGKGNPAAMFPRVAGQHAQYNADQVHAFRSGARANDNGRMMRNLAARMSDEDIRAVAEYMAGLRAQ
- a CDS encoding thiol:disulfide interchange protein DsbA/DsbL; translation: MNRRHFIGTLLGGSALLASGAGLARDYTAGIDYRELFPRVDTGLPDGRIQVVEVFWYGCPHCYQLQPLLRDWKTTLPEHVDLQHLPAAFNDLWALHARVFFAAQTLGVLEEIHQPFFEAIHGQGRNLRSESAILRFVDQRGIDADAFREAMRSPDTGAALQDAGLRVQAYQVEGTPSMVVDGRAMVSSGMSGSHSEMLRVVDHLIGEFSA